The Juglans regia cultivar Chandler chromosome 16, Walnut 2.0, whole genome shotgun sequence nucleotide sequence TATTTGGTTTTATGAAATCCTCCTCCTGAAGCTGAAACATATCGTATTATGATCAATTCAAAAGTTAATTTTCAAATGGTCCAATATCCCTTTCCAATCTTCTTAGGGAATTCAGTGCTTGgatttttaaatgagatgaacgCGTTTAAATGTTGACAGAAGCCAAGGAATTCCCACGTATTGGGTCATCGGGAACTATGTTCTTCAACAAGTATCTGCtggcatctctctctctctagtgcggtttggatagtgagatgaaatgagatggttttagataaaagttgaataaaatattattagaatattattttttaatattattattgttttgagatttgaaaaagttaaactgtttattatattttgtgaaattttgagaaatttgtaatgatgagatgaaacactttcactatccaaatggagCCTCCTGTCCGTCTTGTTTTAGTTTTAGCATTATGTAATTCGGCCTCTCATTGTATGTATTACGTCCAGAAGCTTTTGACATCTAAGGTTCTAAACTAGATGTTTGAAGTTGATAAAATAACCTTTCGAGCATTGTGCAGTGCCTTTTTTATGGCTAAACCTTCTATTCAGTTTTCTTTtctaagaaaaggaaatgaattgtTTGTCATTATTTTATTCTGTCAACTATTCCTAATTCTAATGAATTGGCCTTTTTTTGTCAGGTTGCAAAGCGGTTGGAGAAGTTCAAAACGACAATTTTCACACAAATGAGTAGTCTTGCCATCAAGCATGGGGCAATTAACCTTGGCCAAGGCTTTCCCAACTTTGATGGTCCTGAGTTTGTAAAGGAAGCAGCAATTCAAGCCATTAAGGATGGAAAAAATCAATATGCTCGTGGATTTGGAGTTTCAGAATTAAACAATGCTGTTGCCGAACGGTTCAAGAAAGACACTGGACTTCTGGTGGACCCTGATAAAGAAGTTACTGTTACCTCTGGTTGCACTGAAGCAATTGCTTCTACTATCTTAGGGTTGATAAATCCTGGGGATGAGGTGATCCTCTTTGCTCCCTTTTATGATTCATATGAGGCCACTCTCTCCATGGCTGGTGCCAATATTAAATGTGTAACGTTGCGCCCACCAGATTTTGCTGTCCCCATCAATGAGCTGAAGTCTGCTATCTCAAAGAATACACGTGCAATACTTATGAATACTCCCCATAACCCAACTGGAAAGATGTTCACCAGAGAAGAACTCAATCTGATTGCATCTCTCTGCATTGAGAATGATGTATTGGTTTTCGCAGATGAAGTTTATGATAAGTTGGCTTTTGAAATGGATCACATTTCCATGGCATCTCTTCCAGGAATGTATGAGCGTACTGTTACTATGAATTCGTTGGGTAAGACATTCTCCTTAACAGGGTGGAAAATTGGGTGGGCAATAGCTCCTCCGCATTTGACGTGGGGAGTGCGGCAGGCACATTCTTACCTCACTTTTTCTACTTCCACTCCAATGCAGTGGGCCGCATCAGTTGCACTTAGAGCCCCAGAGTCTTACTATGCGGAGCTTAAGAGAGATTACATGGCAAAGAAGGCAATTCTGGTGGAGGGATTGAAGGCTGTCGGTTTCAAGGTATTTCCATCAAGTGGAACCTACTTTGTGGTTGTAGATCATACCCCTTTTGGGCTGGAAAATGATGTTGCTTTTTGCGAGTATCTGATCAAGGAAGTTGGGGTTGTAGCAATTCCGACCAGCGTA carries:
- the LOC118343702 gene encoding probable N-succinyldiaminopimelate aminotransferase DapC isoform X1; protein product: MRLKPLSLTLLSISKHLSESLGGRLRGGIKRSCGYPSFFAAMSTVSTEKDAFSAPTQSIPKSPQPLQVAKRLEKFKTTIFTQMSSLAIKHGAINLGQGFPNFDGPEFVKEAAIQAIKDGKNQYARGFGVSELNNAVAERFKKDTGLLVDPDKEVTVTSGCTEAIASTILGLINPGDEVILFAPFYDSYEATLSMAGANIKCVTLRPPDFAVPINELKSAISKNTRAILMNTPHNPTGKMFTREELNLIASLCIENDVLVFADEVYDKLAFEMDHISMASLPGMYERTVTMNSLGKTFSLTGWKIGWAIAPPHLTWGVRQAHSYLTFSTSTPMQWAASVALRAPESYYAELKRDYMAKKAILVEGLKAVGFKVFPSSGTYFVVVDHTPFGLENDVAFCEYLIKEVGVVAIPTSVFYLNPEDGKNLVRFTFCKDEETLKAAVKRLKEKLMRK
- the LOC118343702 gene encoding probable N-succinyldiaminopimelate aminotransferase DapC isoform X2 — its product is MSSLAIKHGAINLGQGFPNFDGPEFVKEAAIQAIKDGKNQYARGFGVSELNNAVAERFKKDTGLLVDPDKEVTVTSGCTEAIASTILGLINPGDEVILFAPFYDSYEATLSMAGANIKCVTLRPPDFAVPINELKSAISKNTRAILMNTPHNPTGKMFTREELNLIASLCIENDVLVFADEVYDKLAFEMDHISMASLPGMYERTVTMNSLGKTFSLTGWKIGWAIAPPHLTWGVRQAHSYLTFSTSTPMQWAASVALRAPESYYAELKRDYMAKKAILVEGLKAVGFKVFPSSGTYFVVVDHTPFGLENDVAFCEYLIKEVGVVAIPTSVFYLNPEDGKNLVRFTFCKDEETLKAAVKRLKEKLMRK